A window of the Pseudodesulfovibrio sp. JC047 genome harbors these coding sequences:
- a CDS encoding ribonuclease J translates to MGDSTEPTLSLLPLGGLGEIGMNCMLYKTHSSMVMVDCGLMFPEDYHFGVDVVIPCFDYVLKNKRMLHGIVLTHGHEDHIGALPWLLQNVDVPVYGSEFTLGLVENKLKEHDLDRWADLRPVRPYDRVLLGDFRFNFIPVCHSIIEGFGLGIETPAGRIVHTGDFKIDRNPLGGHATDLAAFRDFSKDGVLLMLSDSTNVETEGFALTEREIKVSLREIFSKAKGRILVSLFSSHIQRIQEVFDLADAEGRKVGISGKSLHRNIELALDQGHLKLPKGILIDLDCLDEYGDSELVLLVTGSQGEPLAALSRMAMGEHRQLTVKPDDLVILSSRFIPGNVKAINRVINNLYRLGAEVLYEKMYGIHASGHAHAGELTLMLETVRPEYFVPVHGEYRHLVKHRRLAVECGVEAEKSLVVENGQPITFDEEGSLVLAPRFSAEKILVDGKGVGDVGQSVLKERQLLAGEGMVIVVMVVDEATGEISMGPDIMSKGFVFEQQYMHLLEDAKCIIFDVHENIQPGDTTKLKERIRSALRRFFRKVLGRDPVVVPLVISI, encoded by the coding sequence ATGGGAGACTCGACAGAACCGACACTGAGCCTCTTGCCCCTCGGGGGCCTTGGCGAAATCGGCATGAATTGCATGTTGTACAAGACGCATTCTTCCATGGTTATGGTGGATTGTGGTCTTATGTTTCCTGAAGATTACCATTTCGGTGTGGACGTGGTCATTCCCTGTTTTGATTACGTGCTCAAGAACAAACGCATGTTACACGGCATTGTCCTGACCCATGGGCACGAAGACCACATCGGGGCTTTACCCTGGTTGTTGCAAAATGTGGATGTGCCTGTCTATGGATCTGAATTTACTCTCGGCCTGGTTGAGAATAAACTCAAGGAACATGATTTGGACCGTTGGGCCGATCTGCGTCCTGTCAGACCGTATGACCGGGTGCTTTTGGGCGATTTTAGGTTCAATTTCATTCCGGTATGTCATTCAATTATCGAAGGCTTTGGTTTGGGAATCGAGACCCCGGCCGGACGTATTGTCCATACCGGAGATTTCAAGATCGATCGAAATCCACTCGGTGGACACGCCACGGATTTGGCCGCATTCCGGGATTTTTCCAAGGATGGCGTGCTGCTCATGTTGTCGGATTCTACCAATGTGGAGACCGAAGGTTTTGCCTTGACCGAGCGTGAAATCAAGGTGTCGTTGCGTGAAATTTTTTCCAAGGCCAAAGGCCGTATTCTTGTTTCTCTTTTTTCCAGCCATATTCAGCGGATACAGGAAGTTTTTGATTTGGCGGATGCCGAAGGCCGAAAGGTGGGCATCTCGGGCAAATCTTTGCACCGGAATATTGAGCTGGCATTGGATCAGGGACACCTCAAACTCCCGAAAGGTATACTGATCGATTTGGATTGCCTGGATGAGTATGGCGATTCCGAATTGGTGCTTTTGGTAACTGGTTCACAGGGAGAGCCGTTGGCCGCATTGTCTCGGATGGCCATGGGTGAGCATCGACAACTGACGGTCAAGCCGGATGACCTGGTCATTCTTTCATCCCGTTTCATTCCGGGCAATGTCAAGGCGATCAATCGGGTTATCAACAATTTGTATCGATTGGGGGCCGAAGTCCTTTATGAAAAGATGTACGGTATTCATGCCTCCGGCCATGCTCATGCCGGGGAGTTGACGCTCATGCTGGAAACCGTGCGGCCGGAATATTTTGTCCCGGTACATGGTGAATATCGGCATTTGGTCAAACACCGTCGTTTGGCCGTGGAATGTGGGGTGGAGGCTGAAAAATCCCTGGTCGTGGAAAATGGGCAACCCATAACATTTGACGAAGAGGGATCTCTGGTCCTTGCTCCCCGTTTCTCGGCTGAAAAGATTTTGGTCGATGGCAAGGGCGTTGGTGACGTGGGACAGAGTGTGCTCAAGGAACGGCAACTGCTGGCTGGTGAAGGCATGGTTATCGTGGTCATGGTGGTGGACGAAGCCACTGGCGAAATTTCCATGGGACCGGATATCATGAGTAAGGGCTTTGTGTTCGAACAGCAGTATATGCACCTTCTGGAAGATGCGAAATGCATCATTTTTGATGTTCATGAAAACATTCAGCCGGGTGACACGACCAAACTCAAGGAACGTATTCGTTCCGCTCTTCGCCGATTTTTCCGCAAGGTATTGGGACGCGATCCTGTTGTGGTTCCACTGGTCATTTCCATATAG
- a CDS encoding tetratricopeptide repeat protein: MKKVMFAVAMVSMLFMVAACGAQKNELDDGYALVKQGDCAGAQPYLDATIADPEQLMDLAYAYFLKGQCAEKAGDFEAAYKNFYGAKVVTCYAVNEEIHVNFNTYGRSEFCERIIPEKLAKLHKQIGNDQTVEAIINTMDEVLNARYLQRFQKRLD; encoded by the coding sequence ATGAAAAAAGTCATGTTTGCAGTGGCGATGGTGTCCATGCTGTTCATGGTTGCCGCATGTGGGGCGCAGAAAAATGAACTTGATGACGGGTATGCACTGGTGAAGCAGGGGGATTGTGCGGGGGCGCAACCATATCTGGATGCGACAATTGCCGATCCTGAACAATTGATGGACTTGGCATATGCCTATTTTTTGAAGGGACAATGCGCTGAAAAGGCCGGTGATTTTGAAGCCGCATACAAGAATTTTTATGGTGCCAAGGTCGTGACGTGTTACGCCGTGAATGAAGAGATACACGTCAATTTCAATACTTATGGGCGGAGCGAATTTTGTGAGCGGATTATTCCCGAGAAGCTGGCCAAGTTGCACAAGCAAATTGGGAATGATCAGACGGTTGAAGCGATTATCAACACAATGGATGAAGTGTTGAACGCACGATATCTCCAACGTTTTCAGAAGCGACTCGATTAG